One Brachyspira hampsonii genomic window, TTAATTATATTAATAATATAAGGGATTAATTTAAATATATAAAAAATTTAATCTATGATATTTTTCAAATCCTTTATTATAGTATCTATATTAGATAGCTGCAAAGCCGAATAATTTTTCAGCTTATTTGCTATATATAAAAGTTTCTTAGTTTTTTCTATATGATCATAACTAAATAGTATAGCTATAGGCACATTTAAAGCTCTTGCTATTTTATTTAAATTTGTTATTGATATATTTCTCTTACCTACCTCAACACTTTGAAGATATTTAGCCGATATTCCTGACATTTCTGCTATTTCCGATATAGTCTTAGTCTGCGATTTTCTTATAGCTCTTATATTCTTTCCAACAGAAGATACAAGCTCATCATCTTCTCTCAATATCTCTTTGTTATTATTATTATTATCTTCTTTATTATCACTAAGTATATTATTATAAAAAGGTTTCTTTAAATTAGTTGTAAGCATATTCAAACCTCCGCATTATGTTTGTATTTGTCAAACATACCATCTTCCCTAAAACTATAAAAAGAATTACCGGCAACTATAATATGATCTATCATTTTTATTTCTACCATTAAAAACGCCTGATATAAAACCTTTGTAATTTCAATATCCTCTTTTGACGGTTTGGATATACCTGATGGATGATTATGAGATATTATGACATAACTAGCACCTAATGATAATGACTTTTCTACTAAATCTCTGGGATATATAGTAGCTGAATCTATTGTTCCTCTGAATATATGCTCCATAGATATGAACCTTTTATTCACATCTAAACAAATAATAGAAAAAGTTTCAAATTTTAATTTTCCTAATTTTATAATTAGATAATTAATTAAATCTTTTTTCTTTATATGGGGAGAAGCAATTTTTAAACTGCTAAGTAAATAATATTCCAAAATAGAAGGAATACTTTTTATCAAATTAATCTTATTTGAATTAAGCCCCTTAACCCTTGACAATTCTTCTTCTGAAGCATTGACAATATTATGCAGATTGTAGAAATTATAATAAAGTTTTTCTACTATGGTATTTGCCCTTTCCAAAGATATCCCATTCGATATAATAGAAGCTAATATTTGCTTTTCATTGATAATATCTGCATTAGTATTTTCTAGGGCATTACTAAATTTTGTATTATCATTATAAAAATCATTATACATACACATTTCCTTAATAAATTATAGTATAGCCCTATTAAACAAATTCTTTTTAAAAAATAAGCCATTTATTAAAGAAAATAAACAGTATATATTTAACTTTTATAACTTTTTTAAAAAAATTATCATTATTATAAAAAATTTATACAATTCAATAGGATAATGTATATATTAATTTTATTCTTCCGCTCGCTTCAGCACCATTATTCTCACCAATACCCGTATCTTCTATTACAGCATAAAAAACTTTAGTTTCACCTTTTTTCAAAGTAAACCCTTGAGTATATTCTACAATTTTTGTATTATTTGCTCCGGTTATATCCTTAAAAATAAAAGCATCTTGAGTACTATCATAAGTAAAATTAATACTTGGAGAATCATAATCTATTAAGATAGCTTCAGTTCCAATAGATATACCTTTCTTATCATACATAGAAATTTTAGAATCTAAAGATATACTAATACTATTTTTATCTTTATCTTCGTACTGTATATCTAGAGTATAAATAGAAGAAAGAATGCTTTTAGTTTCTCCAATATTTACTTTTAATAAAGAATCAAAAAATAAACTAGGCTTATCTTTTGAGACTATAGTATTTACAGTTTCTGTATCACTGATAATATTAGCTATTCTCATATCATAACTAAAACCTGCATAATTTAAATATTCATCGCTTCCAATAGTTCTGTCATTAAAACTTTTAGCACTGATATTTTCTATTTCTAAATTCTGA contains:
- a CDS encoding helix-turn-helix domain-containing protein, with amino-acid sequence MLTTNLKKPFYNNILSDNKEDNNNNNKEILREDDELVSSVGKNIRAIRKSQTKTISEIAEMSGISAKYLQSVEVGKRNISITNLNKIARALNVPIAILFSYDHIEKTKKLLYIANKLKNYSALQLSNIDTIIKDLKNIID
- a CDS encoding JAB domain-containing protein; the encoded protein is MYNDFYNDNTKFSNALENTNADIINEKQILASIISNGISLERANTIVEKLYYNFYNLHNIVNASEEELSRVKGLNSNKINLIKSIPSILEYYLLSSLKIASPHIKKKDLINYLIIKLGKLKFETFSIICLDVNKRFISMEHIFRGTIDSATIYPRDLVEKSLSLGASYVIISHNHPSGISKPSKEDIEITKVLYQAFLMVEIKMIDHIIVAGNSFYSFREDGMFDKYKHNAEV